One segment of Pleomorphomonas sp. PLEO DNA contains the following:
- the gshB gene encoding glutathione synthase — protein sequence MSLSVAVQMDHIASIRLAGDSTFALMLEAQKRGHSLFHYTPDKLTLRSGQVTAPIEPVVVRDEPGNHFTLGSPEKTDLSTLDVVLLRQDPPFDMAYLSTTYLLERIHPSTLVVNDPAEVRDAPEKLLVMNYPELMPETIITRDPDEIRAFRAEFGDIVLKPLYGAGGQGVYHVKPDDDNFSAFLELFLTQSRDPFIAQRYLPAVRAGDKRIILVDGKFAGLVNRVPAEGDLRSNMVRGGAAATTEVSKRDLEICEAIGAELSDRGLIFVGIDVIGDKLTEINVTSPTGIRAIRRLGGPDVAALVWDAIESHF from the coding sequence ATGAGCCTTTCCGTCGCCGTCCAGATGGACCATATCGCCTCGATCCGCCTCGCTGGCGATTCCACCTTCGCGCTGATGCTGGAGGCGCAGAAGCGGGGGCATAGTCTCTTCCACTACACGCCCGACAAGCTGACGCTGCGTTCGGGTCAGGTCACAGCGCCGATCGAGCCGGTGGTGGTGCGTGACGAGCCTGGCAATCACTTCACGCTGGGTTCGCCGGAAAAGACCGACCTGTCGACGCTCGATGTGGTGCTGCTCCGCCAGGATCCGCCCTTCGATATGGCCTACCTTTCCACGACCTACCTGCTAGAGCGCATCCATCCCTCGACGCTGGTGGTCAACGACCCGGCAGAGGTGCGCGACGCGCCTGAAAAGCTATTGGTGATGAACTATCCCGAGCTGATGCCGGAGACGATCATCACGCGTGATCCGGACGAGATCAGGGCCTTCCGCGCCGAGTTCGGCGATATCGTGCTGAAGCCGCTCTACGGCGCCGGCGGCCAGGGCGTCTACCACGTGAAGCCCGACGACGACAATTTCAGTGCCTTCCTCGAGCTATTCCTGACGCAGTCGCGCGATCCGTTCATCGCCCAACGCTACCTGCCGGCCGTCCGCGCTGGCGACAAGCGCATCATCCTCGTCGACGGCAAGTTCGCTGGTCTGGTCAACCGCGTGCCTGCCGAGGGCGACCTTCGCTCCAACATGGTGCGGGGTGGAGCGGCGGCCACCACCGAGGTGAGCAAGCGCGACCTCGAGATCTGCGAAGCGATCGGGGCGGAACTCAGCGATCGCGGACTGATCTTCGTCGGCATCGATGTCATCGGTGACAAGCTGACCGAGATCAACGTGACGTCGCCGACAGGCATACGAGCGATTCGACGGCTGGGCGGCCCCGATGTGGCGGCTCTGGTGTGGGACGCCATCGAATCACATTTTTAG
- a CDS encoding SH3 domain-containing protein, with the protein MEGGATMGAARLKAAIILAAGLLLASPSLAQNMTVGSSGLPVPRFVSLKSDSVNVRQGPSRDQAVVWRYVRAGMPVEITQEFENWRRIRDFEGGEGWVFHSLLSGTRTAIVAPWAADKTLIDLHASPDDASRVTAHVEPKVQAPVEKCDGTWCRLDGKGFSGWIAQGSLWGVYPDEKF; encoded by the coding sequence ATGGAAGGTGGGGCAACGATGGGGGCGGCGAGGCTAAAGGCGGCGATCATTCTGGCCGCGGGGCTGCTGCTTGCGAGTCCCTCGCTGGCTCAAAACATGACCGTCGGCAGCTCTGGCCTGCCAGTGCCGCGTTTCGTCAGCCTGAAATCGGACTCCGTCAACGTCCGCCAGGGACCATCACGAGACCAGGCGGTGGTATGGCGCTATGTGCGCGCCGGCATGCCAGTGGAGATCACCCAGGAATTCGAGAACTGGCGGCGCATTCGTGATTTCGAAGGTGGCGAGGGTTGGGTGTTCCATTCGCTCCTGTCGGGCACGCGCACGGCCATCGTTGCACCCTGGGCCGCCGACAAGACGCTGATCGACCTGCATGCCAGTCCCGACGATGCAAGCCGGGTGACCGCGCACGTCGAGCCGAAGGTGCAGGCGCCGGTCGAGAAATGCGACGGCACCTGGTGTCGGCTCGACGGCAAAGGCTTTTCCGGCTGGATCGCCCAGGGGTCTCTCTGGGGCGTCTATCCGGATGAGAAGTTCTGA
- a CDS encoding 2-hydroxyacid dehydrogenase, with protein sequence MVGKKPLVVVTRKLPDVVEARMGELFNVRLNPTDRPMTQAELVEASRIADVLVPTVTDRVDSGVIGQAGQGLKLIANFGNGVDNIDVIKATERGIAVTNTPGVLTEDTADMTMALILAVPRHMADGMRALQAGEWQGWSPTGMLGNRLRGKKLGIVGMGRIGQAVARRAEAFGLSVFYHNRHRLPPEIEDKLAATWCESLDQMLNRMDIVTVHCPHTPATYHLLSARRLKLMRSDAYLINTARGEIVDEAALTRMLIAGELAGAGLDVYEQEPAISPKLVKCGRALLLPHMGSATIESRIEMGEKVIVNIRAFMDEHHLPDRVLPSML encoded by the coding sequence ATGGTCGGCAAAAAGCCTTTGGTGGTGGTGACGCGCAAGCTGCCCGACGTCGTCGAGGCGCGCATGGGCGAGCTGTTCAACGTCCGCCTCAATCCGACCGATCGACCGATGACCCAGGCCGAACTGGTCGAGGCGAGCCGAATCGCCGACGTGCTGGTGCCGACCGTTACCGATCGCGTCGATAGCGGCGTCATCGGGCAGGCCGGCCAGGGCTTGAAGCTGATTGCCAATTTCGGCAATGGCGTCGACAACATCGACGTGATCAAGGCGACAGAGCGCGGCATTGCCGTGACCAACACACCCGGCGTGCTCACCGAGGACACCGCCGACATGACCATGGCGCTGATCCTCGCCGTGCCGCGTCACATGGCCGATGGCATGCGAGCGCTTCAGGCTGGCGAATGGCAGGGCTGGTCGCCCACCGGCATGCTCGGTAACCGTCTGCGGGGCAAGAAGCTCGGTATCGTCGGCATGGGGCGCATCGGTCAGGCCGTCGCTCGCCGCGCCGAAGCCTTCGGCCTGTCGGTCTTCTACCACAACCGCCATCGCCTGCCGCCGGAGATCGAGGACAAGCTCGCAGCCACCTGGTGCGAAAGCCTCGACCAAATGCTGAATCGCATGGACATCGTGACCGTCCATTGCCCGCACACGCCGGCGACCTACCATCTTCTGTCGGCGCGTCGACTGAAGCTGATGCGCTCGGATGCCTATCTCATCAACACCGCTCGTGGCGAGATCGTCGACGAGGCGGCCCTGACGCGCATGCTGATCGCTGGCGAGCTGGCTGGCGCCGGCCTCGACGTCTACGAGCAGGAGCCGGCGATCAGTCCGAAGCTCGTCAAATGCGGTCGTGCGCTGCTGCTGCCCCACATGGGTTCGGCTACCATCGAGAGCCGCATCGAGATGGGGGAAAAGGTGATCGTCAACATCCGCGCCTTCATGGACGAGCATCACCTGCCCGACCGCGTGTTGCCGTCGATGTTGTGA
- a CDS encoding adenosine kinase — protein MSLDFDVLTIGNAIVDILSPAEEDMLVRLGVTKSMMRLIDAEEAERIYDMMGPAVEASGGSAANTAAGVASFGGRAAYIGKVATDAFGEVFTHDIRSQGVHFETRPLFDGAPTARCMILITPDSERTMNTYLGACHHLTVDDIEEKIVAAARYTYLEGFLWDPPEAKKAFRKAAAIAHAHGRLASISLSDSFCVDRFRAEFLELMRSGTVDLVFANKEEAKALYETHDLDTAVACLRRDCKAAAVTLGADGALAFDGDELVSAPASQVDELVDMTGAGDQFAAGFLYARSRNLPLVEATRLGCLAGSECVGHIGPRPAVSLAQLARDNGLKLPV, from the coding sequence ATGAGCCTCGACTTCGATGTGCTGACTATCGGCAATGCCATCGTCGACATTCTCTCTCCCGCTGAAGAAGACATGTTGGTGAGGCTTGGTGTCACCAAAAGCATGATGCGGTTGATCGACGCTGAGGAGGCCGAGCGTATCTACGACATGATGGGCCCTGCGGTCGAGGCGTCCGGCGGCTCGGCGGCCAACACGGCGGCCGGCGTTGCCTCCTTCGGTGGGCGCGCCGCCTATATCGGCAAGGTGGCGACCGACGCCTTCGGCGAAGTTTTCACCCACGATATCCGCTCGCAGGGCGTGCATTTCGAGACGCGGCCGCTTTTTGACGGCGCCCCCACTGCTCGCTGCATGATTTTGATCACGCCCGACAGTGAGCGGACCATGAACACCTATCTCGGCGCGTGTCATCATCTCACCGTCGATGACATCGAAGAAAAGATAGTGGCCGCTGCCCGCTATACCTATCTCGAGGGCTTCCTGTGGGATCCGCCGGAAGCCAAGAAGGCCTTCCGCAAGGCGGCGGCCATTGCGCATGCTCATGGCCGTCTTGCCTCCATCAGCTTGTCGGACAGCTTCTGTGTCGATCGTTTTCGCGCCGAATTCCTCGAGCTGATGCGTTCTGGCACCGTGGATCTCGTCTTCGCCAATAAGGAAGAGGCCAAGGCGCTTTACGAAACGCATGACCTTGATACCGCGGTCGCCTGCCTCCGGCGCGACTGCAAGGCAGCGGCGGTGACGCTGGGTGCCGACGGCGCGCTGGCCTTCGACGGCGATGAGTTGGTGTCGGCGCCTGCGTCGCAGGTGGATGAGTTGGTGGATATGACCGGTGCCGGCGATCAATTCGCCGCCGGCTTCCTCTACGCGCGTTCCCGCAACCTGCCACTCGTCGAAGCGACCCGGTTGGGTTGCCTTGCTGGTAGCGAGTGCGTCGGCCATATCGGTCCACGCCCGGCCGTCAGTCTTGCCCAGCTTGCTCGCGACAATGGTCTGAAATTGCCGGTCTGA
- a CDS encoding sulfate transporter family protein, whose translation MLNAVLFALRDIPTPPFRAVLLKSIGLTLALLAVVWIGTFAAAEHFATALPEDWRTAVDWLVGLVLFVGLGFLVAPVAALFAGLYADEVAEVVERTRYPADRPGVSQPLMTSLILALRFTALVVLVNIAMLPLLFLPGLNVPVFLVVNAYLLGREYFEQVAMRFRSPEAARALRGVHSGKVMLGGLSIALLLAIPIVNILTPLYATALMVHIVKLAERQERV comes from the coding sequence ATGTTGAATGCCGTCTTGTTCGCCCTGCGCGACATACCTACACCGCCCTTCCGGGCCGTGCTTTTGAAGTCCATTGGCTTAACGCTCGCATTGCTCGCCGTGGTCTGGATCGGTACCTTCGCGGCGGCCGAACACTTTGCAACAGCACTGCCGGAAGACTGGCGGACAGCAGTCGATTGGCTGGTTGGCCTTGTTCTGTTCGTCGGCCTCGGGTTTCTGGTCGCTCCGGTGGCGGCACTGTTCGCCGGTCTTTACGCCGACGAGGTGGCGGAAGTCGTAGAACGGACGCGCTATCCTGCCGACCGGCCGGGCGTATCGCAGCCGCTGATGACCAGCCTCATCTTGGCGTTACGGTTTACCGCCTTGGTGGTGCTGGTCAACATCGCGATGCTGCCGCTGCTCTTCCTGCCAGGCCTCAACGTACCCGTCTTCCTGGTCGTTAATGCCTATCTGCTGGGAAGAGAATATTTCGAACAGGTCGCGATGCGCTTTCGCTCGCCGGAGGCAGCGCGCGCGCTCCGAGGCGTCCATTCCGGCAAGGTTATGCTGGGCGGCCTTTCAATAGCGCTGCTGCTTGCCATACCCATCGTTAATATCCTGACGCCCCTCTACGCCACGGCGCTCATGGTGCACATCGTGAAGCTTGCCGAGCGACAGGAACGGGTTTGA
- a CDS encoding folylpolyglutamate synthase/dihydrofolate synthase family protein: METPLDIIDRLGARWPKGFDLSLGRIRRLLDALGNPERRLPPVFHVAGTNGKGSTVAFLRAILEADGLRVHADTSPHLVRYNERFRLADSSGASSFVGDDALADALSRTEKANGDEAITLFELLTAAGFLLFAERPADALLLEVGLGGRFDSTNVVDHPAVSIITSISLDHQAHLGDTVEKIAFEKAGIIKAGAPVVLSPNPDGVVAVIERVASEVRAGSMMIGGQEWTAFEEHGRLVFQDVDGLLDLPRPRLPGRHQIANAGAAIAAVRAAGFRVGHDAFERGMERVEWPARLQRLTTGAIVDAAPEGSEIWLDGGHNPGAGEVIASAMADLEERVARPLVLVAGMLVTKDPAGFFEAFAGLARRVYTVPIRGSDSARDPQALAAEARGAGVTAMATSGVTAALSHLRETWSGPAPRILICGSLYLAGEVLADNGTPPT; the protein is encoded by the coding sequence ATGGAAACGCCGCTCGACATCATCGACCGCCTTGGCGCGCGTTGGCCGAAGGGCTTTGATCTTTCGCTCGGCCGTATCCGCCGCCTGCTCGACGCGCTCGGCAACCCCGAACGCCGTCTGCCGCCCGTCTTCCACGTCGCCGGCACCAACGGTAAGGGATCGACTGTGGCCTTTCTTCGGGCGATCCTGGAAGCCGACGGGCTACGGGTGCACGCCGACACATCGCCGCATCTCGTTCGCTACAACGAGCGTTTCCGCCTCGCCGATAGTTCCGGCGCCTCGAGCTTCGTCGGTGACGATGCCCTGGCTGATGCGCTTTCCCGCACAGAGAAAGCCAACGGCGACGAGGCAATTACTTTGTTCGAGTTGCTCACCGCAGCTGGTTTTCTTCTGTTCGCCGAGCGGCCGGCCGACGCTTTGTTGCTGGAGGTTGGCCTTGGTGGCCGGTTCGATTCCACCAACGTCGTCGATCATCCGGCAGTCTCGATCATCACCTCGATTTCGCTGGATCATCAGGCCCATCTCGGAGACACAGTCGAGAAGATCGCCTTCGAGAAGGCCGGCATCATCAAAGCCGGCGCGCCGGTGGTGTTGTCGCCCAATCCGGACGGTGTCGTCGCCGTGATCGAACGTGTGGCCTCGGAAGTTCGCGCCGGTTCGATGATGATCGGCGGTCAGGAGTGGACGGCCTTCGAAGAGCACGGTCGCCTGGTGTTCCAGGATGTCGACGGTCTGCTCGATTTGCCGCGGCCGCGCCTTCCCGGCCGTCACCAGATCGCCAACGCCGGTGCGGCCATTGCCGCTGTGCGGGCGGCCGGCTTTCGAGTGGGGCATGATGCCTTCGAGCGCGGCATGGAACGCGTGGAGTGGCCGGCGCGACTGCAACGACTGACCACCGGCGCCATTGTCGACGCCGCCCCGGAAGGCTCGGAGATCTGGCTCGACGGTGGACACAATCCCGGCGCCGGCGAGGTGATCGCTTCGGCAATGGCAGATCTCGAGGAGCGCGTTGCCCGGCCGCTGGTGCTCGTTGCCGGCATGCTCGTGACCAAGGATCCGGCTGGCTTCTTCGAGGCTTTCGCCGGCCTTGCTCGCCGCGTTTATACGGTGCCTATCCGTGGATCGGACTCGGCGCGCGACCCCCAGGCGCTTGCCGCCGAGGCGCGCGGGGCTGGCGTTACAGCCATGGCGACCAGCGGGGTTACCGCCGCCCTTTCCCATCTCCGCGAAACGTGGTCGGGACCAGCCCCGCGCATCCTGATCTGCGGCTCGCTTTATCTCGCCGGTGAAGTGCTGGCCGACAACGGCACACCGCCAACCTGA
- the accD gene encoding acetyl-CoA carboxylase, carboxyltransferase subunit beta, whose amino-acid sequence MNWINNVVRPKIRSLWSAKRDVPENLWVKCPETGEMVFHRDLEANQWVIPNSGYHMRMPPKERFVQLFDGGEYEAIPTPSVTQDPLKFRDEKRYVDRLRDSRAKTGNDDAILVGAGRVEGNAVVAAVQDFDFMGGSLGTAAGEAIIRGVEEAVARSAAFVMFTASGGARMQEGILSLMQMPRTTVAVEMLREAGLPYIVVLTNPTLGGVTASYAMLGDVHIAEPGALIGFAGPRVIEQTIREKLPEGFQRAEYLHEHGMVDLVVHRHQMRATIGRFVRLLTHSKGTALISA is encoded by the coding sequence GTGAACTGGATCAACAACGTCGTCCGCCCGAAAATCCGCTCCCTCTGGTCCGCCAAGCGCGACGTGCCCGAGAATCTTTGGGTAAAGTGCCCGGAGACCGGCGAGATGGTTTTCCATCGCGACCTCGAAGCCAATCAGTGGGTGATCCCCAACTCCGGCTATCACATGCGCATGCCGCCGAAGGAACGCTTCGTGCAGCTGTTCGATGGCGGCGAGTACGAGGCGATTCCGACGCCGAGCGTGACGCAGGATCCTCTCAAGTTCCGCGATGAGAAGCGCTACGTCGATCGCTTGCGCGATTCGCGCGCCAAGACCGGTAACGATGATGCCATATTGGTCGGAGCTGGTCGGGTCGAGGGTAACGCCGTGGTTGCCGCCGTGCAGGATTTCGACTTCATGGGCGGCTCGCTCGGGACCGCGGCCGGTGAGGCGATCATCCGTGGTGTCGAGGAGGCCGTGGCCCGTTCGGCTGCCTTCGTCATGTTCACCGCTTCCGGCGGCGCCCGCATGCAGGAGGGTATCCTGTCGCTAATGCAGATGCCGCGCACCACGGTGGCCGTCGAGATGCTGCGGGAGGCGGGCCTGCCCTATATCGTCGTGCTCACCAATCCGACGCTTGGCGGTGTCACGGCCTCCTATGCCATGTTGGGCGACGTTCACATCGCCGAGCCGGGCGCGCTGATCGGTTTTGCCGGCCCGCGCGTCATCGAGCAGACCATTCGTGAGAAGCTGCCGGAGGGCTTCCAGCGCGCCGAATATCTTCACGAGCATGGCATGGTCGACCTTGTGGTACACCGCCATCAGATGCGCGCCACTATCGGCCGCTTCGTCCGCCTGCTCACCCATTCCAAGGGTACGGCGCTCATTTCGGCCTGA
- a CDS encoding L-2-amino-thiazoline-4-carboxylic acid hydrolase, which yields MTMPIIERRRIEAEIVGHLFRELTTRFGTGPAREAIDAAIRKAAIAHGEKCRAELGHMPDFTDFEAILPAWTAEDALTIEVREVGPDRFSYDVTRCRYAETYKEMGLAEIGALLSCNRDAAFCEGYNPAMRLDRTETIMEGGHRCDFRYRLEKAGGPAPVTGKGESE from the coding sequence ATGACGATGCCCATCATCGAACGTCGCCGCATTGAGGCGGAGATCGTCGGTCACCTCTTTCGCGAACTCACGACCCGCTTCGGCACAGGCCCGGCGCGCGAGGCCATCGATGCCGCCATCCGAAAGGCGGCGATCGCCCACGGCGAAAAATGCCGCGCTGAGCTTGGCCACATGCCGGATTTCACCGACTTCGAGGCCATCCTGCCCGCCTGGACGGCGGAAGATGCTCTGACGATCGAGGTGAGAGAGGTCGGACCTGACCGGTTCTCCTACGATGTCACCCGCTGCCGCTATGCCGAAACCTACAAGGAAATGGGGCTGGCCGAGATCGGCGCGCTGCTCTCGTGCAATCGCGATGCCGCCTTCTGCGAGGGTTACAATCCGGCCATGCGTCTTGATCGCACCGAGACGATCATGGAGGGCGGCCATCGCTGCGACTTCCGCTATCGCCTCGAAAAGGCGGGGGGACCGGCCCCCGTCACTGGAAAAGGTGAATCGGAGTGA
- a CDS encoding LacI family DNA-binding transcriptional regulator produces MKVGVRDIAREAGVAVSTVSHVLNGTASISREVRDRVLAVARELGYLDQRRAKATIATMERVVVAFDSGFMMSGDAAFRNRALYQGFEKECERRSLKIATSVSDGNGIDVHDIEKIARAEKASGVVVMSSSGRLDLSELVKTGLSLVIMNGEEQLRRADAVVPANAFAASMAVRHLVAAGHNRMLVLGTAGRDHLTIRRAGFVETIDILGLTAAEAIIAGEDGVEAGEAAVASRLRESIGLDGATAIFCLSDPLAEGALKALLAAGLKVPDDVSVIGCDGIREMRPTDLATINVGYEHLAKSALAIMESRLMIPKPVRSCILVEFGAELITGATVGPPPGQLLSDRGGGAARTRGRRYRRGSIGGGGPHARLVSDRFH; encoded by the coding sequence ATGAAAGTCGGGGTTCGCGATATCGCCAGGGAAGCGGGCGTTGCCGTCAGCACCGTGTCGCATGTCCTCAATGGAACCGCCTCGATCAGCCGCGAGGTGCGCGACCGCGTGCTGGCCGTCGCCCGCGAGCTTGGCTATCTCGACCAACGGCGGGCCAAGGCGACCATCGCGACCATGGAGCGCGTGGTGGTGGCCTTCGACAGTGGGTTCATGATGTCGGGGGATGCTGCCTTCCGCAACCGAGCTCTTTACCAAGGCTTTGAGAAGGAATGCGAGCGCCGGTCGCTGAAGATCGCCACATCCGTTTCCGACGGTAATGGCATCGACGTTCATGACATTGAAAAGATCGCCAGAGCCGAAAAGGCCAGTGGTGTCGTCGTGATGAGCAGCAGTGGTAGGCTCGACCTCAGCGAACTCGTCAAGACCGGTCTGTCGCTGGTCATTATGAATGGTGAGGAACAATTGCGCCGAGCCGACGCCGTGGTGCCAGCCAATGCTTTTGCTGCCAGCATGGCGGTGCGGCATCTCGTCGCGGCGGGACATAACCGCATGCTGGTGCTGGGCACGGCCGGCCGCGACCATCTGACAATCCGGCGCGCCGGATTCGTCGAAACGATCGATATTCTGGGCCTCACCGCGGCGGAGGCAATTATCGCAGGTGAAGATGGAGTTGAGGCAGGCGAGGCGGCGGTTGCGTCGCGACTCCGTGAATCTATTGGCCTCGATGGTGCGACGGCTATTTTCTGCCTCTCCGACCCGTTGGCCGAGGGCGCGTTAAAGGCGCTATTGGCAGCCGGCCTCAAGGTACCGGACGACGTGTCGGTGATCGGCTGCGACGGCATCCGGGAGATGCGGCCCACCGATCTGGCAACGATCAATGTCGGCTATGAACACCTCGCCAAGTCGGCCCTGGCGATTATGGAATCGCGGCTGATGATTCCAAAGCCGGTGCGGTCCTGCATCCTGGTGGAGTTTGGCGCCGAATTGATCACCGGCGCCACCGTCGGGCCGCCGCCTGGCCAGCTTCTGTCAGATCGGGGTGGCGGCGCGGCGCGGACGCGCGGCAGAAGATATCGTCGTGGCAGCATCGGCGGGGGAGGGCCGCATGCGCGTCTCGTTTCTGATCGATTCCACTGA